From one Silurus meridionalis isolate SWU-2019-XX chromosome 23, ASM1480568v1, whole genome shotgun sequence genomic stretch:
- the LOC124377364 gene encoding LOW QUALITY PROTEIN: uncharacterized protein LOC124377364 (The sequence of the model RefSeq protein was modified relative to this genomic sequence to represent the inferred CDS: inserted 3 bases in 2 codons) produces MRQQCDLRKKDGEAFEACLPRKPPARPPQPARSHFAPASGERQPGFRAPRQPPPQQSMRGEARQKQPQPRNKTSFAAAAARHRPADPQGGKKSEKALGSVSKTVFDERNFSELQPPAPPPDGATVPSVSESRRGPLSARAESWRACAVCPWMYSTIQRGFRLQFAVRPPLFSGVIWSTAEGESAQVLEDEITSLLSKGVIRSVPREDSQLGFYSRYFVVPKKGGLRPILDSGXLNKHLRKYKFKMLTLKALYSVIRPRDWFTSVDLKDAYYHISIYPAHKKFLRFAYQGTAYEYLAVPFGLALAPRIFTKCVEAALSPLRASCLRVSAYLDDLLLCAPSRQQAEMDTSVLLSHLTGLGFRINETKSCLVPTQEIIYLGLRLNSDLFQAFLSEERVRSIRSCLSLFQRGRKVPFRLCLRLQGLMASAVSVIPLGLLRMREFQCWVAAQRLCPKRHLNRKVMVTSLCLRALHHWRSRGFLESGTPLGAVSLRKVVTTDASLAGWGAVCEGRIAKGXMARFACAHINFLELLTVFLALKHFVQFLRCHHVLVRSDNTTAVPYINRQGETHYPRLHRLAWDLVVWGMEHFLSLRATHVPGMLNAGADLLSGGNPLYGEWSLHPQVVNLLWERFGRAAIDLFASHENTHCPLFFSLARDGAPMGVDALAHPWPNVLLYAFPPLSLIVPTLHRVREGGHSVILIASNWPGKVWLTEIFQLLHDRPWPLPLRRDLLSQARGKIFHPAPDRVALWAWLVRG; encoded by the exons ATGCGCCAGCAATGCGACCTTCGCAAGAAGGATGGTGAAGCTTTTGAGGCATGCCTCCCAAGAAAGCCTCCTGCTCGCCCTCCTCAACCCGCACGTTCACATTTCGCCCCTGCATCCGGAGAGAGACAGCCTGGTTTCAGGGCTCCTAGGCAACCCCCACCCCAGCAGTCAATGCGCGGGGAGGCTCGCCAAAAACAGCCCCAGCCCAGGAACAAGACCTCTTTTGCAGCGGCAGCTGCTAGGCATCGCCCAGCGGACCCTCAGGGAGGGAAGAAAAG CGAAAAGGCGTTGGGGAGCGTTTCAAAGACTGTGTTCGACGAACGAAATTTCTCCG AGTTGCAACCACCGGCTCCGCCGCCAGATGGTGCCACCGTGCCGTCTGTCAGCGAGAGCCGCAGAGGCCCGCTCTCTGCTCGCGCGGAGAGTTGGCGCGCATGCGCAGTTTGTCCTTGGATGTATTCCACAATACAGCGGGGATTTCGCCTGCAGTTTGCCGTGAGACCACCGCTTTTCAGCGGCGTGATTTGGTCGACAGCAGAGGGCGAATCTGCTCAGGTTTTGGAGGACGAAATAACCTCCTTACTGAGCAAAGGGGTAATTCGATCGGTGCCGCGAGAGGACAGCCAGCTCGGCTTTTACTCCCGGTACTTTGTCGTTCCCAAGAAAGGGGGTCTCCGTCCCATTCTGGATTCTG ACCTCAACAAACACCTCAGAAAGTACAAGTTCAAGATGCTCACTTTGAAAGCTTTGTACAGTGTTATTCGTCCCAGAGACTGGTTTACGTCAGTGGATCTGAAGGACGCGTATTACCACATAAGCATTTATCCGGCACACAAAAAGTTCCTACGCTTTGCCTATCAGGGCACAGCCTACGAATATTTGGCGGTTCCGTTCGGGCTAGCTCTAGCTCCACGGATCTTTACCAAATGTGTCGAAGCTGCACTGTCACCGCTGAGAGCATCGTGTCTCAGAGTGTCAGCGTATTTGGACGATCTCCTCCTCTGCGCTCCGTCACGGCAGCAAGCAGAGATGGATACCAGTGTGCTTCTGTCTCACCTGACTGGCTTGGGTTTCAGGATAAACGAGACAAAGAGCTGCTTGGTTCCCACACAGGAAATAATATACCTGGGTCTCAGATTGAACTCAGACCTGTTTCAGGCTTTTCTATCAGAGGAGCGCGTCAGGTCGATTCGcagttgtctctctctttttcagagAGGAAGGAAAGTTCCATTCAGACTCTGTTTACGCCTGCAGGGGCTGATGGCTTCGGCGGTGTCTGTCATACCGTTGGGACTGTTGCGAATGAGAGAGTTTCAATGCTGGGTTGCGGCACAGCGCTTATGTCCGAAGCGCCACCTCAATCGCAAAGTGATGGTGACGTCACTGTGCTTACGTGCTCTTCATCACTGGAGAAGTCGCGGTTTTCTCGAGTCGGGAACCCCGCTGGGGGCTGTTTCCCTGAGGAAAGTGGTGACGACAGATGCGTCACTCGCAGGTTGGGGTGCGGTGTGTGAAGGCAGGATAGCGAAAGG AATGGCCCGTTTCGCTTGTGCGCACATAAACTTTCTGGAGCTGTTAACGGTGTTTCTAGCTTTGAAACATTTCGTACAGTTTCTTCGGTGTCACCACGTATTGGTCAGATCAGACAACACGACGGCGGTGCCGTACATAAATCGCCAGGGCGAAACGCACTATCCTCGACTTCACCGTCTAGCGTGGGATCTCGTGGTGTGGGGCATGGAGCATTTCCTGTCGCTGCGAGCGACTCATGTGCCGGGAATGTTGAATGCAGGGGCGGATCTCTTGTCCGGGGGAAATCCCCTGTACGGGGAGTGGTCTCTCCATCCTCAGGTGGTGAACCTGTTATGGGAGAGATTCGGCCGGGCCGCCATAGATCTCTTCGCCTCGCACGAAAACACTCATTgccctctgttcttttctctggcGAGAGACGGTGCACCTATGGGTGTGGATGCGTTAGCCCACCCATGGCCAAACGTTCTGCTTTACGCATTTCCTCCTCTAAGTTTGATCGTGCCGACTCTACACAGAGTAAGAGAAGGCGGTCACTCTGTCATACTAATCGCTTCAAATTGGCCTGGGAAAGTGTGGCTGACGGAGATTTTCCAACTCCTGCACGATCGTCCCTGGCCTCTCCCGTTGCGCAGGGATCTCCTGTCGCAAGCGCGCGGAAAGATTTTTCACCCGGCACCGGACAGAGtagctctctgggcctggcTCGTGAGAGGATGA